In a single window of the Serratia quinivorans genome:
- a CDS encoding N(G),N(G)-dimethylarginine dimethylaminohydrolase — protein sequence MERSYVKNATNRLKKVLLCPPKHFSFQPINVITEDWLEKGESADISAFRREHDALVQAYRENGVEVVLMDPDPELPYQVYARDFGACVAEGFIMGRFREPCRQGETATYEAKMKQLGIPCVARCTSGAFEGGDFWMIDEHTIAQGVVARTDYDGYKNIERQMWELGYTMVPIFCKRENLHLDMCFNIVAEKVAVVCKAALPDEFLNLLARRKFTLIDVPQQGVFRHHCNLQALGDDRVLTFKNNKETNQQLAALGIKTIEIELEEILKGGGGPHCMTFPLERA from the coding sequence ATGGAAAGAAGCTATGTAAAAAATGCAACTAATAGACTGAAGAAGGTTTTATTATGTCCACCAAAACATTTTTCATTCCAGCCTATTAATGTCATTACTGAAGACTGGCTGGAAAAAGGCGAGTCAGCCGATATTAGCGCATTTCGGCGCGAACATGATGCGCTGGTTCAGGCTTATCGCGAAAACGGCGTTGAAGTGGTATTGATGGATCCTGATCCTGAGCTTCCTTATCAGGTTTATGCGCGCGATTTCGGTGCCTGTGTCGCGGAAGGCTTCATTATGGGGAGGTTTCGCGAACCTTGCCGGCAGGGGGAAACGGCAACTTATGAGGCCAAGATGAAACAGCTTGGTATCCCCTGCGTTGCACGCTGTACCAGTGGGGCATTTGAGGGCGGTGATTTCTGGATGATAGATGAGCACACTATTGCTCAGGGCGTAGTGGCAAGAACGGACTATGACGGCTACAAGAACATTGAACGCCAGATGTGGGAACTGGGTTACACCATGGTACCTATATTCTGTAAGCGTGAAAATCTTCACCTGGACATGTGCTTTAATATTGTTGCAGAGAAAGTCGCGGTCGTTTGCAAAGCCGCGCTTCCCGATGAGTTTTTAAATCTGCTTGCCAGAAGAAAATTCACCCTGATTGATGTTCCGCAACAGGGGGTATTCCGCCATCATTGTAATTTGCAGGCATTGGGTGATGACCGGGTACTGACCTTCAAAAATAATAAAGAGACCAACCAGCAACTTGCTGCTTTGGGAATTAAAACCATTGAAATTGAATTGGAGGAAATTCTCAAAGGTGGCGGTGGGCCTCACTGCATGACTTTCCCATTAGAACGGGCATGA
- the cynR_5 gene encoding Cyn operon transcriptional activator yields the protein MLGNIHNVDIRLLQIFLTIVQCNGFSAAQAQLNMSQSAISTCMSTLETRLGFRLCERGKKGFSLTAEGEQVLCYTQQLFAKLDAFVLQVHNLSGRLRGELMIGLLDSTLTLPEAKVVEAIRRFYQRNHEVSLQVFIKSPTELEQEIISGELHAAISYIGHRLENLEYIDLFSEKISIYCGKHHPLYLSSKVTSEDLLRFSWVKRGYLMPSDLVPVMPPLITATAHQMEAVALLVLAGTHIGYLPQHYAQQWVDKQEMYLLKSEELSYEVTHCLILNRSRPHNEALEALVSDILLEHG from the coding sequence ATGCTTGGTAATATTCATAACGTTGATATCCGATTGTTACAGATATTTTTGACCATAGTGCAGTGTAATGGATTCTCGGCCGCTCAGGCACAGCTGAATATGAGCCAGTCCGCCATCAGTACATGTATGTCGACTCTGGAGACGCGTCTGGGCTTTCGCCTCTGTGAACGGGGTAAAAAAGGATTCAGTCTGACAGCGGAAGGGGAACAGGTGCTGTGTTATACACAACAACTGTTCGCCAAATTAGATGCTTTTGTTTTACAGGTTCATAACCTTTCAGGGCGGTTACGCGGCGAGTTAATGATCGGTCTGTTAGACAGCACATTGACGTTGCCCGAAGCAAAAGTAGTTGAGGCAATAAGACGTTTTTATCAGCGTAATCATGAGGTAAGTCTGCAGGTTTTTATTAAATCACCAACGGAACTTGAACAAGAAATTATCAGCGGCGAACTGCATGCGGCGATATCTTATATTGGACACAGATTAGAAAACCTTGAGTATATCGATCTCTTCAGTGAAAAAATTTCAATCTATTGCGGAAAGCACCATCCGCTGTATTTATCATCAAAAGTGACCTCCGAGGACTTACTGCGCTTCAGTTGGGTGAAGCGTGGCTATCTGATGCCGTCGGATTTAGTGCCTGTAATGCCGCCACTAATCACTGCCACGGCCCACCAGATGGAGGCTGTCGCCTTACTGGTTTTGGCAGGGACACACATTGGCTATCTGCCGCAACATTATGCTCAGCAGTGGGTTGATAAACAGGAAATGTACTTGCTGAAATCTGAAGAATTAAGCTATGAGGTGACTCACTGCCTTATTCTTAACCGAAGTCGCCCGCATAATGAAGCACTCGAAGCCCTGGTTTCTGACATTCTTCTGGAACATGGATGA
- the arcC2 gene encoding Carbamate kinase 2, with protein sequence MRILIALGGNALLKRGEAMTAENQRRNVVIACEAISRLDGKHQIIISHGNGPQVGLLALQSESYADKVEPYPFDVFGRGKPGDDWLHAGAGAT encoded by the coding sequence ATGAGAATACTTATAGCATTAGGCGGCAATGCGCTATTAAAACGTGGGGAAGCCATGACTGCGGAAAACCAGCGGCGAAATGTCGTTATAGCCTGTGAAGCTATTTCCCGTCTGGATGGCAAACACCAGATAATTATCAGCCATGGAAATGGGCCACAGGTAGGATTATTAGCACTGCAGTCTGAGTCCTACGCCGATAAAGTTGAGCCCTATCCTTTTGATGTTTTTGGGCGCGGAAAGCCAGGGGATGATTGGTTACATGCTGGAGCAGGAGCTACGTAA
- the argF gene encoding Ornithine carbamoyltransferase produces MRDKFRARHYLAMQDYTAEEIRYLVELATDLKRKWTMREPHEYLRGRTYGMIFEKKSTRTRNSFHAAATALGAQSIYLRPDEMQLSRGEPIKDTARIIDRYFDGLYIRTYGQEIVQEFAQYMKNPVINALTALEHPCQGLADLLTIKEKFGEWKGVKVCYAGDVYNVCHSLMIGCGMMGMDIYVAAPEGYEPVPEILACAQQHAAKSGSKVIVTRDFDEALRGADVVYGNTWHSMGENEAQKEKRIQDFMPYQINAQAMAKARKTAVFMHCLPGYRGEDMTDEVIEGPQSVVWDQGENRMHTVKAVMVATAV; encoded by the coding sequence ATGAGAGATAAATTTCGCGCCAGACACTATCTTGCCATGCAGGATTATACAGCGGAAGAGATCCGTTATTTGGTCGAGCTGGCAACCGATTTAAAACGCAAATGGACCATGCGTGAGCCACATGAATATTTACGTGGGCGTACCTATGGCATGATTTTCGAAAAAAAATCTACGCGTACCCGTAATTCCTTCCATGCCGCCGCAACGGCGCTGGGGGCTCAGTCTATCTATCTGCGACCGGATGAAATGCAACTCAGCCGTGGCGAGCCAATTAAAGATACCGCACGCATTATTGATCGCTATTTTGATGGTTTGTATATCCGAACTTATGGACAGGAAATTGTTCAGGAGTTTGCGCAATACATGAAAAATCCGGTGATTAACGCGTTAACGGCGCTGGAACATCCTTGCCAGGGGCTGGCCGACCTTCTGACCATTAAAGAAAAATTTGGTGAATGGAAAGGGGTAAAAGTCTGTTATGCCGGCGATGTCTATAACGTCTGTCATTCCCTGATGATCGGCTGCGGCATGATGGGAATGGATATTTACGTTGCTGCCCCTGAAGGGTACGAACCCGTACCGGAAATTCTGGCCTGTGCGCAGCAACACGCGGCGAAAAGCGGTTCCAAAGTCATCGTGACCCGGGACTTCGACGAGGCGCTGCGTGGAGCTGATGTGGTATATGGCAACACCTGGCATAGCATGGGTGAAAACGAAGCCCAGAAAGAAAAACGCATTCAAGACTTTATGCCGTACCAGATCAACGCCCAGGCAATGGCGAAAGCGCGTAAAACGGCGGTCTTCATGCATTGCCTGCCGGGTTACCGTGGCGAAGATATGACAGACGAAGTCATTGAAGGGCCACAGTCCGTGGTGTGGGATCAGGGTGAAAACCGCATGCACACCGTGAAGGCCGTTATGGTGGCTACGGCGGTCTAG
- the aroP_2 gene encoding General aromatic amino acid permease, with protein sequence MSQSVENKTHLKKAITFNGFLGMGIGCVFGASWLVLTGTWLSTAGGPSNAALAILLCLLIELPLALAYLEAISAVPLAGGEAAYSCLAFGSFAAMIAGWFGVLVNIILCAWEALAITTMLGYLLPSMKSAAILYEVGGFAVSAPLLIIGLLLVAGIGMMQHRGVKLSSTLQTVITVTVLTLVIVSLIACSFYINLENLSPLQSKPTFAGVVALLALLPFSIAGWETIAKGAEEASASLSRKKTALALIISLVIATFMYLITMLVPSAIVPWQSLMTMDIPFAHAAEIVTGTPVWGLVLTAAACCGVVGVYNACFYGATRLLMYMSQVGLIPAAFSRLHPVYHTPTVAILFVSLIAASACLLGKAVFLPLVTVAAFSYIVLWGSTLFSVMRLRKLRPELPRPLPTPGGKFTLAVGAIVTLLMAAAMLFPGSPASLKWPYEHLLLGVLLVIGMILYLLRDKSVSGEEQAKLILENIPTEIVKKD encoded by the coding sequence ATGAGCCAATCTGTGGAGAATAAAACACATCTAAAAAAAGCCATTACCTTCAATGGTTTCTTGGGGATGGGTATTGGCTGCGTGTTTGGTGCTTCCTGGTTGGTACTTACCGGCACCTGGCTAAGCACCGCCGGTGGCCCATCCAATGCGGCACTGGCCATTTTGCTCTGCCTTCTCATTGAGCTTCCCCTGGCGCTGGCTTATCTGGAAGCCATCTCGGCGGTTCCGTTGGCAGGCGGAGAGGCTGCGTATTCTTGCCTTGCCTTCGGTAGTTTTGCCGCGATGATTGCCGGATGGTTCGGCGTGTTGGTGAATATCATTTTATGCGCCTGGGAAGCGCTGGCGATCACCACCATGCTGGGCTACCTGCTGCCTTCCATGAAGAGTGCGGCGATTCTCTATGAGGTCGGCGGGTTTGCGGTCAGTGCTCCATTATTGATTATCGGGCTGTTACTTGTCGCGGGGATCGGCATGATGCAGCACCGGGGGGTAAAACTTTCATCAACGTTACAGACGGTCATTACAGTGACTGTTTTAACCCTGGTTATCGTCTCGCTGATTGCATGTTCATTCTATATCAACCTTGAAAATCTCAGCCCGTTACAGAGCAAACCGACCTTTGCCGGCGTGGTGGCTCTGCTGGCGCTCCTGCCATTTTCTATTGCCGGATGGGAAACCATAGCCAAGGGGGCGGAAGAAGCCTCTGCCAGCCTAAGCCGTAAAAAAACCGCTCTCGCTTTGATTATCTCTCTGGTCATCGCCACCTTTATGTATCTGATTACCATGCTGGTTCCTTCGGCCATTGTGCCGTGGCAAAGCCTGATGACCATGGATATCCCCTTTGCTCATGCAGCAGAAATAGTGACAGGTACGCCAGTTTGGGGGTTGGTATTAACGGCGGCTGCTTGCTGCGGAGTCGTGGGTGTTTATAACGCCTGTTTTTATGGCGCAACTCGTTTACTCATGTATATGAGCCAGGTGGGTTTAATTCCGGCCGCTTTCTCCCGGTTGCACCCGGTTTACCATACGCCAACGGTAGCCATCCTTTTCGTTTCATTAATAGCCGCTTCTGCCTGTCTGCTGGGTAAAGCCGTGTTTCTCCCACTGGTCACCGTGGCCGCTTTTTCCTACATCGTCTTGTGGGGGTCAACGCTGTTTTCCGTGATGCGACTGCGGAAATTGCGCCCTGAGCTTCCGCGCCCACTTCCCACTCCGGGAGGAAAATTCACCCTGGCTGTGGGGGCCATTGTGACTCTGCTTATGGCTGCGGCCATGTTGTTTCCTGGCAGCCCGGCGTCGCTTAAGTGGCCCTATGAGCATCTGCTATTGGGTGTGCTGCTGGTGATTGGCATGATCCTCTATTTGTTGCGGGATAAATCTGTTTCCGGAGAGGAACAGGCCAAATTGATACTGGAAAATATTCCTACCGAAATAGTGAAAAAAGACTGA